From one Bacteroidota bacterium genomic stretch:
- a CDS encoding PKD domain-containing protein, with protein sequence MGDGTVITGNNPTHTYTQPGNYSITLIAFNAEGCSDTLVYADTIIVNIQPIADFSADILEGCSPVEITFTNNSSGLSNPVYEWDFGNGDVSMLSDPSYTYTNQGVYTVSLIVTNDQGCSDTLVKTDYIDVYDQNPPPVSDIYRVTVNSPDEVFMEWQKTMVNDLDYYVVYRRNAMTMVYDSIGQVFQSNTGVNNNIPFFEDSGLNTNTSTYAYKVQAVDKCGLRVDFSALRAHETILLNAVGAHQQVALTWNPYGGCSVTGYEIYREDNGNGVFQLIAIVDSLVHNFVDTTAGCPVPYAYKVVGLNICGDPLYQSSSNSSTATPTSDVDDQFVDIVRSTVVDDEFVLTEGGEPSILPSLVDRFDVYRSTDAVNYQLIASVPGTAHEYSDFDVSVDQQDYYYKIIVQNICNVEAKEGFIGSSILLQRLEMGADYILKWTKYQQWNSGVETYVIEKLNGNGVWEEIERLPGTVTEWEEK encoded by the coding sequence ATGGGAGATGGAACGGTTATTACAGGAAATAATCCAACACATACTTATACCCAGCCGGGAAATTATAGTATTACCCTGATCGCATTTAATGCAGAAGGATGTTCTGATACACTTGTATATGCTGATACTATCATTGTCAATATTCAACCGATAGCAGATTTTTCGGCTGATATACTCGAAGGCTGCAGTCCGGTTGAAATTACTTTTACGAATAACTCTTCCGGATTATCGAATCCTGTTTATGAATGGGATTTTGGTAATGGAGATGTCTCGATGCTTTCTGATCCTTCATATACCTATACGAACCAAGGTGTGTATACAGTGTCCTTGATTGTTACAAATGATCAGGGGTGTTCTGATACTTTGGTTAAAACAGACTATATTGATGTTTATGATCAAAACCCGCCTCCTGTATCCGACATCTATCGTGTAACGGTGAATTCACCGGATGAAGTCTTTATGGAATGGCAAAAGACAATGGTGAATGATCTTGACTATTATGTCGTTTATCGAAGAAATGCGATGACCATGGTATATGATAGTATAGGGCAGGTGTTTCAATCCAATACCGGTGTGAATAACAATATACCGTTTTTCGAAGATTCCGGCTTGAATACGAATACATCAACATATGCTTATAAAGTACAGGCAGTAGATAAATGTGGACTTCGTGTTGATTTCTCTGCTCTTCGCGCGCATGAAACTATTTTACTAAATGCAGTGGGTGCTCATCAGCAGGTAGCTCTTACCTGGAATCCTTATGGAGGATGTTCAGTTACCGGGTATGAAATTTATAGAGAAGATAATGGCAATGGGGTTTTTCAATTGATAGCGATTGTGGATAGTTTAGTTCATAATTTTGTGGATACTACCGCCGGTTGTCCGGTTCCATATGCCTACAAAGTAGTGGGATTGAATATTTGTGGTGACCCATTGTATCAATCATCAAGTAATTCATCTACGGCAACCCCTACCAGCGATGTGGATGATCAATTTGTAGATATTGTACGTTCCACCGTTGTGGATGATGAATTTGTTTTAACAGAGGGGGGAGAGCCGTCTATATTGCCTTCATTGGTGGATAGATTTGATGTTTACAGATCAACCGATGCAGTTAATTACCAACTTATAGCCTCTGTGCCGGGAACTGCTCATGAATATTCTGATTTTGATGTTTCAGTCGATCAACAGGATTATTATTATAAAATTATTGTACAAAATATTTGCAATGTCGAAGCAAAAGAAGGTTTCATCGGATCCTCTATTTTATTGCAGCGCTTAGAGATGGGGGCAGATTATATTTTAAAATGGACCAAGTATCAACAATGGAATTCCGGAGTGGAAACGTATGTCATTGAAAAACTGAATGGGAATGGTGTTTGGGAAGAAATTGAAAGACTACCGGGCACTGTCACTGAATGGGAAGAGAAGTGA
- a CDS encoding YihY/virulence factor BrkB family protein produces MSDSKIIRFILNNWPVKPLLVISKHLRLPGFEGLPLYDVGEFFFTRLNEGELQTRARSLAFSFFLALFPTIIFIFTLIPYIPIESFPERLLSLIKDFLPANTFDSARETIEDIILHQRGGLLSFGFLFALFISADGIMALMTWFNKSYHGKEQRSAWKFRMMAIGLTITLALLVFLAVGLIVTTEFVYYYLEEKQILANFMQLVLLSLGKWIILLALCFSAISLLYYYGPSKHDKLKFISAGSSLATLLIVLTSLGFNYFITNFGQYNKVYGSIGTLIVILVWLYINSFVLLVGYELNVSIRKARKITSLPIQ; encoded by the coding sequence ATGAGTGATAGTAAAATTATACGGTTTATCCTCAACAACTGGCCGGTAAAACCCCTTTTAGTTATTTCAAAACACTTGCGTCTTCCCGGATTTGAAGGCTTGCCTCTTTATGATGTTGGAGAATTCTTTTTCACCCGTTTGAATGAAGGGGAATTGCAAACAAGAGCACGATCACTGGCATTCAGTTTTTTTCTTGCCCTATTCCCTACTATCATTTTCATCTTTACTCTGATACCCTATATACCAATCGAATCATTTCCAGAAAGGTTGTTATCACTTATCAAAGATTTCTTACCGGCAAACACATTCGATAGTGCAAGAGAGACAATAGAAGATATCATTCTTCATCAACGCGGAGGCTTGCTTTCATTTGGTTTTTTATTTGCATTATTTATTTCTGCAGATGGTATTATGGCTTTGATGACATGGTTCAACAAAAGTTATCATGGAAAAGAACAACGGTCTGCATGGAAATTTCGAATGATGGCAATTGGATTAACCATTACTCTTGCATTATTAGTCTTTCTGGCAGTGGGACTTATAGTAACAACAGAGTTTGTATACTACTACCTGGAAGAAAAGCAAATATTGGCAAATTTCATGCAACTGGTATTGCTTTCCCTTGGAAAATGGATTATTCTACTGGCGCTGTGTTTTTCAGCAATATCTCTTCTCTACTATTATGGACCTTCCAAACATGATAAATTAAAATTTATTTCAGCCGGATCATCCTTAGCCACTTTACTAATAGTCTTGACCTCACTTGGATTTAATTATTTTATCACCAACTTTGGACAATACAATAAGGTATATGGATCAATAGGGACCTTAATCGTAATCTTAGTTTGGTTGTACATCAACTCGTTTGTGTTACTGGTCGGATATGAATTAAATGTCTCGATCCGAAAAGCCAGAAAAATCACTTCTCTTCCCATTCAGTGA
- the nadC gene encoding carboxylating nicotinate-nucleotide diphosphorylase, translating to MNLENFIHAALAEDVGDGDHTSLSTIDPKQTGTAHLLAKENGILSGLILANTIFKIVDPELYFSCEHVDGKAVEKGESIFKVSGSIQSILKAERLVLNCMQRMSGIATTTRKYVDAVKGTSAKVMDTRKTTPLLRSLEKQAVLTGGGHNHRFGLFDMILIKDNHVDSAGGILPALEKAKNYLKKNHLQLPIEIETRTLAEVEEALSAGIANRIMFDNFTPPLVKEGVDLVNKKTATEASGGITLQNIRDYALTGVDCISVGALTHSVKSLDLSLKIRK from the coding sequence ATGAATTTAGAAAATTTTATTCATGCTGCATTAGCAGAAGATGTTGGTGATGGAGATCATACTTCCTTATCTACTATTGATCCGAAACAAACCGGTACCGCACATTTGCTGGCAAAAGAAAACGGTATATTGTCAGGATTAATACTCGCAAATACAATTTTTAAGATTGTTGATCCCGAGCTTTACTTTTCCTGTGAACATGTTGATGGAAAAGCGGTGGAGAAAGGAGAAAGTATTTTTAAAGTTTCCGGAAGCATCCAGAGTATTTTAAAAGCAGAGCGACTTGTTTTAAATTGCATGCAACGCATGAGTGGAATAGCAACAACTACGCGAAAATATGTAGATGCCGTGAAAGGCACCTCTGCGAAGGTCATGGATACGCGTAAGACGACCCCCTTGCTTCGCTCACTTGAAAAACAAGCCGTATTAACAGGAGGAGGCCACAATCATCGGTTTGGTCTTTTTGATATGATATTAATTAAAGATAATCATGTGGATAGTGCCGGAGGTATATTGCCGGCTTTGGAGAAAGCAAAAAACTATCTTAAGAAGAACCATCTGCAATTGCCGATTGAAATTGAAACAAGGACACTTGCCGAAGTCGAGGAAGCACTTTCTGCCGGAATAGCTAACCGTATTATGTTCGACAACTTTACTCCACCACTGGTAAAAGAAGGAGTGGATTTGGTAAATAAGAAAACGGCGACGGAAGCTTCCGGTGGAATTACACTTCAAAACATACGAGATTATGCATTAACCGGTGTCGATTGCATCTCTGTTGGAGCCTTAACACATTCTGTAAAAAGTCTTGATCTGAGTTTGAAAATAAGAAAATGA
- a CDS encoding DUF4783 domain-containing protein: MKSLITILSLFLLSVNIASAELDLLDDIANALRSGDAKSVSKYFGNSVDLTIITQEEVYSKVQAEQVLRDFFSKNQPRSFTIIHKGESKEGARYAIGSLITTQGVSYRTYFYIKQQGGNAIIQELRFMKE, encoded by the coding sequence ATGAAAAGTCTAATAACCATCCTAAGTTTATTTCTGTTGAGTGTAAACATTGCTTCGGCTGAACTTGACTTATTGGATGATATTGCAAATGCCTTGAGGTCCGGAGATGCTAAATCTGTTTCTAAGTATTTCGGCAACTCTGTTGATCTCACCATTATTACTCAGGAAGAGGTGTATAGCAAGGTACAAGCGGAACAAGTATTGAGGGATTTCTTCTCAAAGAATCAACCCCGTTCTTTCACAATAATACACAAAGGGGAATCTAAAGAAGGCGCACGATATGCTATTGGAAGTCTGATTACTACTCAGGGAGTAAGTTATAGAACTTATTTTTATATCAAACAGCAAGGCGGGAATGCCATCATTCAGGAGTTGAGATTTATGAAAGAATAA
- the rlmH gene encoding 23S rRNA (pseudouridine(1915)-N(3))-methyltransferase RlmH, with protein MKIRIIAIGKTDSGWLKEGLTTYLERVKRYLKIEWQEIELNSNAKKGKAEVMILEAGKILACIKSSDYVVLLDEKGKQYRSEEFAAWLNKKFISVQEDIVFVIGGPYGFHDSVKARSSEKLSLSEMTYTHQMIRLFFTEQLYRAMTILKNEPYHHS; from the coding sequence TTGAAAATCAGAATAATAGCAATTGGTAAAACGGATTCTGGCTGGTTAAAAGAAGGCCTGACAACTTATTTGGAACGGGTGAAGCGTTATTTAAAGATAGAATGGCAGGAAATTGAGCTCAATTCAAACGCTAAAAAAGGTAAGGCGGAGGTAATGATACTGGAGGCTGGTAAAATTCTAGCCTGCATTAAATCTTCAGATTATGTGGTATTGCTTGATGAGAAGGGAAAGCAATATCGTTCGGAAGAATTTGCTGCCTGGTTAAATAAGAAATTCATTTCCGTTCAGGAAGATATTGTTTTTGTGATTGGAGGTCCATACGGTTTTCATGATTCAGTCAAAGCCCGTTCTTCCGAAAAATTATCATTGTCGGAGATGACGTATACACATCAGATGATTAGATTGTTCTTTACAGAACAATTGTATCGGGCAATGACGATTTTGAAAAACGAACCTTATCATCATTCCTGA
- a CDS encoding glycosyltransferase — MTDPLGQSQVLPYLCGLASNGYSIHLISAEKPENFKILEKHISSICNANNIIWHPIPYTKKPPVLSTILDIYKIHQLARKLQKHYHFSLIHCRSYIAGLVGIKIKKEFSIPFLFDMRGLWVDEKVDGNIWNLKNPLYRYIYNYFKGREKDLFGNADAIISLTNKACPVIKGLNPNTTNPPMIQVIPCCVDTDHFNPALILASDADNWRKKLGLKTSDFILAYLGSFSTWYLPLEMIAFFKRLSLIKPESKFLVITHESPELFRTMASTCGVDSSKLIITKANRSELPALLSLADISISFIKTGIL, encoded by the coding sequence ATGACAGACCCTTTAGGGCAGTCTCAGGTTCTACCCTATTTATGTGGACTGGCATCAAACGGTTACAGCATACATCTGATCAGTGCTGAGAAACCTGAAAACTTCAAAATATTAGAGAAGCATATTTCCTCCATTTGTAATGCAAATAACATTATTTGGCATCCTATTCCATATACTAAAAAACCACCTGTACTCAGCACGATTCTTGATATTTATAAAATACATCAGCTAGCGCGGAAATTGCAAAAGCATTATCATTTCAGTTTAATTCATTGCAGAAGTTATATTGCAGGGCTAGTTGGAATAAAAATTAAGAAGGAGTTTTCTATCCCCTTCCTATTTGACATGAGAGGCCTTTGGGTAGATGAGAAAGTAGATGGCAACATCTGGAATTTGAAGAATCCTTTGTATCGATATATTTATAACTATTTCAAAGGAAGAGAAAAAGACTTATTTGGAAATGCAGATGCAATTATATCTTTAACGAATAAGGCCTGCCCTGTAATCAAGGGGTTGAATCCAAACACAACTAACCCACCAATGATTCAGGTTATACCTTGCTGTGTTGACACAGATCATTTTAATCCTGCATTAATACTTGCATCAGATGCAGATAACTGGAGAAAAAAACTTGGGTTAAAAACATCAGATTTCATACTTGCCTATTTGGGAAGTTTCAGTACCTGGTATCTCCCGCTGGAAATGATTGCCTTTTTCAAACGGCTATCCTTAATTAAACCTGAAAGCAAATTTTTGGTTATTACTCACGAATCTCCTGAATTATTTAGGACTATGGCATCAACATGCGGAGTTGATTCAAGCAAATTAATAATCACCAAAGCAAACCGGTCAGAATTACCGGCGTTATTAAGTCTTGCAGATATTTCAATAAGTTTTATTAAAACCGGCATACTCTAA